Proteins from one Capricornis sumatraensis isolate serow.1 chromosome 2, serow.2, whole genome shotgun sequence genomic window:
- the LOC138073016 gene encoding myosin-6, with amino-acid sequence MTDTQMADFGAAAQYLRKSERERLEAQTRPFDIRTECFVPDDKEEFVKAKILSREGGKVTAETETGKTVTVKEDEVLQQNPPKFDKIEDMAMLTFLHEPAVLFNLKERYAAWMIYTYSGLFCVTVNPYKWLPVYNAEVVAAYRGKKRSEAPPHIFSISDNAYQYMLTDRENQSILITGESGAGKTVNTKRVIQYFASIAAIGDRGKKDNVNANKGTLEDQIIQANPALEAFGNAKTVRNDNSSRFGKFIRIHFGATGKLASADIETYLLEKSRVIFQLKAERNYHIFYQILSNKKPELLDTLLVTSNPYDYAFVSQGEVSVASIDDSEELMATDNAFDVLGFTPEEKAGVYKLTGAIMHYGNMKFKQKQREEQAEPDGTEDADKSAYLMGLNSADLLKGLCHPRVKVGNEYVTKGQNVQQVYYSIGALAKAVYEKMFNWMVTRINATLETKQPRQYFIGVLDIAGFEIFDFNSFEQLCINFTNEKLQQFFNHHMFVLEQEEYKKEGIEWEFIDFGMDLQACIDLIEKPMGIMSILEEECMFPKATDMTFKAKLYDNHLGKSNNFQKPRNIKGKPEAHFSLIHYAGTVDYNIIGWLEKNKDPLNETVVALYQKSSLKLMATLFSSYASADVGDSSKGKGGKKKGSSFQTVSALHRENLNKLMTNLRTTHPHFVRCIIPNERKAPGVMDNPLVMHQLRCNGVLEGIRICRKGFPNRILYGDFRQRYRILNPAAIPEGQFIDSRKGTEKLLGSLDIDHNQYKFGHTKVFFKAGLLGLLEEMRDERLSRIITRIQAQARGQLMRIEFKKILERRDALLVIQWNIRAFMGVKNWPWMKLYFKIKPLLKSAETEKEMATMKEEFGRLKETLEKSEARRKELEEKMVSLLQEKNDLQLQVQAEQDNLNDAEERCDQLIKNKIQLEAKVKEMTERLEDEEEMNAELTAKKRKLEDECSELKKDIDDLELTLAKVEKEKHATENKVKNLTEEMAGLDEIIAKLTKEKKALQEAHQQALDDLQAEEDKVNTLAKSKVKLEQQVDDLEGSLEQEKKVRMDLERAKRKLEGDLKLTQESIMDLDNDKLQLEEKLKKKEFDINQLNSKIEDEQALALQLQKKLKENQARIEELEEELEAERTARAKVEKLRSDLSRELEEISERLEEAGGATSVQIEMNKKREAEFQKMRRDLEEATLQHEATAAALRKKHADSVAELGEQIDNLQRVKQKLEKEKSEFKLELDDVTSNMEQIIKAKANLEKMSRTLEDQANEYRAKLEEAQRSLNDFSTHRAKLQTENGELSRQLEEKEALISQLTRGKLSYTQQLEDLKRQLEEEGKAKNALAHALQSARHDCDLLREQYEEETEAKAELQRVLSKANSEVAQWRTKYETDAIQRTEELEEAKKKLAQRLQDAEEAVEAVNAKCSSLEKTKHRLQNEIEDLMVDVERSNAAAAALDKKQRNFDKILAEWKQKYEESQSELESSQKEARSLSTELFKLKNAYEESLEHLETFKRENKNLQEEISDLTEQLGSSGKTIHELEKVRKQLEVEKLELQSALEEAEASLEHEEGKILRAQLEFNQIKAEIERKLVEKDEEMEQAKRNHLRVVDSLQTSLDAETRSRNEALRVKKKMEGDLNEMEIQLSQANRTASEAQKHLKVAQAHLKDTQIQLDDAVRANDDLKENIAIVERRNNLLQAELEELRALVEQTERSRKLAEQELIETSERVQLLHSQNTSLINQKKKMESDLTHLQSEVEEAVQECRNAEEKAKKAITDAAMMAEELKKEQDTSAHLERMKKNMEQTIKDLQHRLDEAEQIALKGGKKQLQKLEARVRELENELEAEQKRNVESVKGMRKSERRIKELTYQTEEDRKNLLRLQDLVDKLQLKVKAYKRQAEEAEEQANTNLSKFRKVQHELDEAEERADIAESQVNKLRAKSRDIGAKQKMHDEE; translated from the exons ATGACCGATACCCAGATGGCCGATTTTGGGGCGGCAGCCCAGTACCTCCGCAAGTCAGAGAGGGAGCGACTGGAGGCCCAGACACGGCCTTTCGACATCCGTACCGAGTGCTTCGTGCCGGATGACAAGGAGGAGTTCGTCAAGGCCAAGATCCTGTCCCGGGAGGGAGGCAAGGTCACTGCCGAGACAGAGACTGGCAAG ACGGTGACCGTGAAGGAGGACGAGGTGTTGCAGCAGAACCCGCCCAAGTTTGACAAGATCGAGGACATGGCCATGCTGACCTTCCTGCACGAGCCTGCGGTGCTTTTCAACCTCAAAGAGCGCTATGCAGCCTGGATGATCTAT ACCTACTCGGGCCTCTTCTGCGTCACAGTCAATCCCTACAAGTGGCTGCCCGTGTACAATGCCGAGGTGGTGGCTGCCTACCGGGGCAAGAAGAGGAGCGAGGCGCCTCCCCACATCTTTTCCATCTCCGACAACGCCTACCAGTACATGCTGACAG ATCGggaaaaccagtccatcctcatcAC TGGAGAATCCGGGGCAGGGAAGACTGTGAACACGAAGCGTGTCATCCAGTACTTTGCCAGCATCGCAGCCATAGGTGACCGTGGCAAGAAGGACAATGTCAATGCAAACAAG GGCACCCTGGAGGACCAGATCATCCAGGCCAACCCAGCCCTGGAGGCCTTCGGCAACGCCAAGACCGTCAGGAATGACAATTCCTCCCGCTTT GGGAAATTCATCAGGATCCACTTTGGAGCCACTGGAAAGCTGGCTTCTGCAGACATAGAGACCT acctcctggagaagtCCCGGGTGATCTTCCAGCTGAAGGCTGAGAGGAATTACCACATCTTCTACCAGATCCTGTCCAACAAGAAGCCAGAGCTGTTGG ACACGCTGCTGGTCACCAGCAACCCCTACGACTACGCCTTCGTGTCTCAGGGGGAGGTGTCCGTGGCCTCCATCGACGACTCCGAGGAGCTCATGGCCACAGAT AACGCCTTCGACGTGCTGGGCTTCACCCCTGAGGAGAAAGCCGGCGTCTACAAGCTGACGGGCGCCATCATGCACTACGGAAACATGAAGTTCAAGCAGAAGCAGCGGGAGGAGCAGGCGGAGCCGGACGGCACCGAAG ATGCTGACAAGTCCGCCTACCTCATGGGGCTGAACTCAGCCGACCTGCTCAAGGGCCTGTGCCACCCTCGGGTGAAGGTGGGCAACGAGTACGTCACCAAGGGGCAGAATGTCCAGCAGGTGTACTACTCCATCGGGGCGCTGGCCAAGGCAGTGTACGAGAAGATGTTCAACTGGATGGTGACGCGGATCAACGCCACCCTGGAGACCAAGCAGCCTCGCCAGTACTTCATAGGCGTCCTGGACATCGCCGGCTTCGAGATCTTCGAC TTCAACAGCTTCGAGCAGCTCTGCATCAACTTCACCAACGAGAAGCTGCAGCAGTTCTTCAACCACCACATGTTCGTGCTGGAGCAGGAGGAGTACAAGAAGGAGGGCATCGAGTGGGAGTTCATCGACTTCGGCATGGACCTGCAGGCCTGCATCGACCTCATCGAGAAG CCCATGGGCATCATGTCCATCCTGGAGGAGGAGTGCATGTTCCCCAAGGCCACTGACATGACCTTCAAGGCCAAGCTGTATGACAATCACCTGGGCAAGTCCAACAACTTCCAGAAGCCTCGCAACATCAAGGGGAAGCCGGAAGCCCACTTCTCCCTGATCCACTACGCCGGCACGGTGGACTACAACATCATAGGCTGGCTGGAGAAGAACAAAGACCCGCTCAACGAGACAGTGGTGGCCTTGTACCAGAAGTCTTCCCTCAAGCTCATGGCCACGCTCTTCTCCTCGTATGCCTCCGCTGATGTCG GGGACAGCAGTAaaggcaaaggaggcaagaaaaagGGTTCATCATTTCAGACAGTGTCAGCCCTCCATCGG GAGAATCTGAACAAGCTAATGACAAACCTGAGAACCACTCATCCTCACTTTGTGCGCTGCATCATCCCCAATGAACGGAAGGCTCCCG GGGTGATGGACAACCCCCTGGTCATGCACCAGCTGCGCTGCAACGGTGTGCTGGAGGGCATCCGCATCTGCAGGAAGGGCTTCCCCAACCGCATCCTCTATGGGGACTTCCGGCAGAG GTATCGCATCCTGAACCCAGCGGCCATCCCCGAGGGTCAGTTCATTGACAGCAGGAAAGGGACAGAGAAGCTGCTGGGCTCCCTGGACATTGACCACAACCAGTACAAGTTCGGCCACACTAAG GTGTTCTTCAAGGCGGGGCTGCTGGGGCTGCTGGAGGAGATGCGGGACGAGAGGCTGAGCCGCATCATCACCCGCATCCAGGCCCAAGCCCGGGGTCAGCTCATGCGCATTGAGTTCAAGAAGATCCTGGAGCGCAG GGATGCCCTGCTGGTAATCCAGTGGAACATTCGGGCCTTCATGGGGGTCAAGAACTGGCCCTGGATGAAGCTCTATTTCAAGATCAAACCACTGCTGAAGAGcgcagagacagagaaggagatggccacCATGAAGGAGGAGTTTGGGCGCCTCAAAGAGACACTGGAGAAGTCAGAGGCTCGGCGCAAGGAGCTGGAGGAGAAGATGGTGTCCCTGCTGCAGGAGAAGAACGACCTTCAGCTCCAAGTGCAGGCG gaacaagacaaccTGAATGATGCGGAAGAGCGCTGTGACCAGCTGATCAAGAACAAGATCCAGCTGGAGGCAAAGGTGAAGGAGATGACCGAGAGGTTGGAGGACGAGGAGGAGATGAACGCTGAGCTCACTGccaagaagcgcaagctggaagaTGAGTGCTCTGAGCTCAAGAAGGACATTGATGACCTGGAGCTGACCCTGGCCAAAGTGGAGAAGGAGAAGCACGCAACAGAGAACAAG GTGAAGAACCTGACAGAGGAGATGGCTGGGCTGGATGAGATCATCGCCAAGCTGACCAAGGAGAAGAAAGCTCTGCAAGAGGCCCACCAGCAGGCCCTGGATGACCTTCAGGCTGAGGAGGACAAGGTCAACACCCTGGCCAAGTCTAAAGTCAAGTTGGAGCAGCAGGTGGATGAT CTGGAGGGATCCCTGGAACAGGAGAAGAAGGTACGCATGGACCTGGAGCGAGCTAAGCGGAAGCTGGAGGGTGACCTAAAGCTGACCCAGGAGAGCATCATGGACCTAGACAATGACAAACTGCAGCTGGAAGAAAAGCTCAAGAA GAAGGAGTTTGACATTAATCAGCTGAACAGTAAGATTGAGGATGAGCAGGCACTGGCCCTTCAGTtgcagaagaaactgaaggaaaACCAG GCACGCAtagaggagctggaggaggagctggaggctgAGCGCACCGCCAGGGCCAAGGTGGAGAAGCTGCGCTCAGACCTGTCCCGGGAGCTGGAGGAGATCAGCGAGCGGCTGGAGGAGGCCGGTGGGGCCACGTCCGTGCAGATCGAGATGAACAAGAAGCGCGAGGCTGAGTTCCAGAAGATGAGGCGGGACCTGGAGGAGGCCACGCTGCAGCACGAGGCCACGGCGGCCGCCCTGCGCAAGAAGCACGCTGACAGCGTGGCCGAGCTGGGCGAGCAGATCGACAACCTGCAGCGtgtgaagcagaagctggagaaggagaagagcGAGTTCAAGCTGGAGCTGGACGACGTCACGTCCAACATGGAGCAGATCATCAAGGCCAAG GCCAACCTGGAGAAGATGTCCCGGACACTGGAGGACCAGGCCAATGAGTACCGGGCGAAGCTAGAAGAGGCCCAGCGTTCCCTTAACGACTTCTCCACCCACCGAGCCAAGCTGCAGACCGAGAACG GTGAGCTGTCCCGGCAGCTGGAGGAAAAGGAGGCACTGATCTCCCAGCTGACCCGAGGGAAGCTGTCCTACACCCAGCAGCTGGAGGACCTCAAGAGGCAACTGGAAGAGGAGGGCAAG GCAAAGAACGCCCTGGCTCATGCACTGCAGTCCGCCCGGCACGACTGTGACCTGTTGCGGGAGCAGTAtgaggaggagactgaggccaaGGCTGAGCTACAGCGCGTCCTGTCCAAGGCCAACTCAGAGGTGGCCCAGTGGAGGACCAAGTATGAGACAGACGCCATCCAGAGGAccgaggagctggaggaggccaA gaagaagctgGCCCAGCGGCTGCAGGACGCCGAGGAGGCCGTCGAGGCCGTCAACGCCAAGTGCTCCTCGCTGGAGAAGACCAAGCACCGCCTGCAGAACGAGATCGAGGACCTGATGGTGGACGTGGAGCGCTCCAAcgcggccgccgccgccctgGACAAGAAGCAGAGGAACTTCGACAAG ATCCTGGCCGAGTGGAAGCAAAAGTACGAGGAGTCGCAGTCGGAGCTGGAGTCCTCGCAGAAAGAGGCGCGCTCCCTCAGCACCGAGCTCTTCAAGCTGAAGAACGCCTACGAGGAGTCCCTGGAGCATCTGGAGACCTTCAAGCGCGAGAACAAGAATCTGCAGG AGGAGATCTCCGACCTGACTGAGCAGCTGGGCTCCAGTGGCAAGACCATCCACGAGCTGGAGAAGGTCCGCAAGCAGCTGGAGGTGGAAAAGCTAGAGCTGCAGTCGGCCCTGGAGGAGGCCGAG GCCTCCTTGGAGCATGAAGAGGGCAAGATCCTCCGGGCCCAGCTGGAGTTCAACCAGATCAAGGCAGAGATTGAGAGGAAGCTGGTAGAGAAGGACGAGGAGATGGAGCAGGCCAAGCGCAACCATCTGCGGGTGGTGGACTCACTGCAGACCTCCCTGGATGCAGAGACGCGCAGCCGCAACGAGGCCCTGCGGGTGAAGAAGAAGATGGAGGGCGACCTCAACGAGATGGAGATCCAGCTCAGCCAGGCTAACAGGACAGCCTCAGAGGCCCAGAAGCATCTGAAAGTTGCCCAAGCCCATCTGAAG GACACCCAGATCCAGCTGGATGACGCGGTCCGTGCCAACGATGACCTGAAGGAAAACATCGCCATCGTGGAGCGGCGTAACAACCTGCTGCAGGCGGAGCTGGAGGAGCTGCGGGCCCTGGTGGAGCAGACAGAGCGGTCCCGGAAGCTGGCGGAGCAGGAGCTGATCGAGACCAGCGAGCGGGTGCAGCTGCTGCACTCCCAG AACACCAGCCTCATCAACCAGAAGAAGAAGATGGAGTCAGATCTGACTCATCTCCAGTCAGAAGTGGAGGAGGCGGTGCAGGAGTGCAGGAATGCTGAGGAGAAGGCCAAGAAGGCCATCACGGAT GCCGCCATGATGGCGGAGGAGCTGAAGAA